From Daucus carota subsp. sativus chromosome 6, DH1 v3.0, whole genome shotgun sequence, the proteins below share one genomic window:
- the LOC108227248 gene encoding sugar transporter ERD6-like 5 isoform X1, which produces MGRGSRDDREQSSGDPLLPSVVTDERFSSEASATVVVVFSTLVAVSGSYVFGSAIGFSSPAQTGIVDDLGLSLAEYSLFGSIMTIGAMLGAVMSGKLADVFGRRGLQAMGFSEMFCLLGWVGILFSKGPWWLDCGRLSIGYGVGLLSYVVPVYIAEITPKNLRGAYTTVNQFMICCGISGMFIVGNFISWRILTILGIVPCVLHLLGLPFIPESPRWLAKIGREKDSESALQRLRGNNADISRESADIREYIESLQQLSDTSFFDLFQRKYAHSLTVGVGLMVLQQLGGVNGITYYASAIFISAGFSSTIGTIGIVFVQVPMTLLGVLLMDISGRRPLLMISAAGTCLGCFFVGLSFLLQDLQVWKEISPILALVGVLIFKGSFSLGMGGIPWVIMSEIFPINIKGPAGSLVTVVNWFGTWAISYGFNFLMKWSSEGTFFMFSVFCGLTIVFVAKLVPETKGRTLEEIQASLN; this is translated from the exons ATGGGAAGAGGAAGCAGAGATGATAGAGAACAGAGCTCTGGTGACCCTCTTCTTCCTAGTGTTGTAACTGATGAGAGATTCTCCAGTGAGGCTTCCGCGACAGTGGTGGTGGTTTTCAGCACTTTGGTGGCTGTTTCTGGCTCCTATGTTTTTGGCTCAGCT ATTGGCTTTTCATCGCCTGCACAGACTGGGATTGTGGATGACCTAGGTCTCTCTTTAGCAGAG TATTCACTTTTTGGTTCGATAATGACGATTGGAGCAATGTTGGGTGCTGTTATGAGTGGAAAACTAGCAGACGTATTTGGTCGGAGAGGT TTGCAGGCTATGGGATTTTCTGAGATGTTTTGCTTACTAGGATGGGTAGGAATATTATTCTCCAAG GGTCCTTGGTGGCTTGACTGTGGGAGACTATCGATAGGTTATGGTGTTGGGCTTCTTTCATACGTG GTACCAGTATACATAGCAGAAATAACACCTAAGAATCTTCGAGGAGCATATACAACAGTTAATCAG TTTATGATATGTTGTGGCATATCAGGAATGTTTATAGTTGGAAACTTCATCTCTTGGCGTATCCTGACTATACTTG GAATTGTTCCCTGTGTACTACATCTGCTGGGTCTTCCCTTCATTCCCGAGTCCCCTAGATGGCTG GCAAAGATTGGTAGGGAGAAAGACAGTGAATCTGCTTTACAGCGCCTAAGGGGAAATAATGCAGACATATCGAGAGAATCTGCTGATATTAGA GAGTACATAGAATCCCTTCAACAACTTTCAGATACTAgcttttttgatttatttcagAGGAAATATGCTCACTCGCTGACT GTCGGAGTTGGTCTAATGGTATTGCAGCAATTAGGCGGGGTGAATGGGATTACATATTATGCAAGTGCTATTTTCATATCAGCAG GTTTTTCAAGTACAATTGGCACCATAGGAATAGTATTTGTTCAG GTTCCTATGACATTGTTAGGGGTACTTTTGATGGATATATCAGGTCGACGTCCACTACTAATG ATCTCAGCAGCCGGAACATGCTTGGGCTGCTTCTTCGTAGGATTGTCATTTTTACTGCAG GACCTTCAAGTGTGGAAGGAGATCAGTCCAATATTAGCACTTGTTGGTGTACTG ATATTTAAGGGATCATTCTCATTAGGCATGGGAGGAATTCCATGGGTTATAATGTCCGAG ATATTCCCCATAAATATTAAGGGTCCTGCTGGGAGTCTTGTGACGGTAGTCAACTGGTTTGGAACCTGGGCGATTTCCTATGGTTTTAATTTTCTAATGAAATGGAGCTCAGAAG gGACCTTTTTCATGTTTTCTGTTTTCTGCGGATTAACCATTGTTTTCGTGGCAAAGTTGGTTCCCGAGACCAAAGGCAGGACACTGGAAGAGATACAAGCATCCTTGAACTGA
- the LOC108227248 gene encoding sugar transporter ERD6-like 5 isoform X2: MGRGSRDDREQSSGDPLLPSVVTDERFSSEASATVVVVFSTLVAVSGSYVFGSAIGFSSPAQTGIVDDLGLSLAEYSLFGSIMTIGAMLGAVMSGKLADVFGRRGAMGFSEMFCLLGWVGILFSKGPWWLDCGRLSIGYGVGLLSYVVPVYIAEITPKNLRGAYTTVNQFMICCGISGMFIVGNFISWRILTILGIVPCVLHLLGLPFIPESPRWLAKIGREKDSESALQRLRGNNADISRESADIREYIESLQQLSDTSFFDLFQRKYAHSLTVGVGLMVLQQLGGVNGITYYASAIFISAGFSSTIGTIGIVFVQVPMTLLGVLLMDISGRRPLLMISAAGTCLGCFFVGLSFLLQDLQVWKEISPILALVGVLIFKGSFSLGMGGIPWVIMSEIFPINIKGPAGSLVTVVNWFGTWAISYGFNFLMKWSSEGTFFMFSVFCGLTIVFVAKLVPETKGRTLEEIQASLN; the protein is encoded by the exons ATGGGAAGAGGAAGCAGAGATGATAGAGAACAGAGCTCTGGTGACCCTCTTCTTCCTAGTGTTGTAACTGATGAGAGATTCTCCAGTGAGGCTTCCGCGACAGTGGTGGTGGTTTTCAGCACTTTGGTGGCTGTTTCTGGCTCCTATGTTTTTGGCTCAGCT ATTGGCTTTTCATCGCCTGCACAGACTGGGATTGTGGATGACCTAGGTCTCTCTTTAGCAGAG TATTCACTTTTTGGTTCGATAATGACGATTGGAGCAATGTTGGGTGCTGTTATGAGTGGAAAACTAGCAGACGTATTTGGTCGGAGAGGT GCTATGGGATTTTCTGAGATGTTTTGCTTACTAGGATGGGTAGGAATATTATTCTCCAAG GGTCCTTGGTGGCTTGACTGTGGGAGACTATCGATAGGTTATGGTGTTGGGCTTCTTTCATACGTG GTACCAGTATACATAGCAGAAATAACACCTAAGAATCTTCGAGGAGCATATACAACAGTTAATCAG TTTATGATATGTTGTGGCATATCAGGAATGTTTATAGTTGGAAACTTCATCTCTTGGCGTATCCTGACTATACTTG GAATTGTTCCCTGTGTACTACATCTGCTGGGTCTTCCCTTCATTCCCGAGTCCCCTAGATGGCTG GCAAAGATTGGTAGGGAGAAAGACAGTGAATCTGCTTTACAGCGCCTAAGGGGAAATAATGCAGACATATCGAGAGAATCTGCTGATATTAGA GAGTACATAGAATCCCTTCAACAACTTTCAGATACTAgcttttttgatttatttcagAGGAAATATGCTCACTCGCTGACT GTCGGAGTTGGTCTAATGGTATTGCAGCAATTAGGCGGGGTGAATGGGATTACATATTATGCAAGTGCTATTTTCATATCAGCAG GTTTTTCAAGTACAATTGGCACCATAGGAATAGTATTTGTTCAG GTTCCTATGACATTGTTAGGGGTACTTTTGATGGATATATCAGGTCGACGTCCACTACTAATG ATCTCAGCAGCCGGAACATGCTTGGGCTGCTTCTTCGTAGGATTGTCATTTTTACTGCAG GACCTTCAAGTGTGGAAGGAGATCAGTCCAATATTAGCACTTGTTGGTGTACTG ATATTTAAGGGATCATTCTCATTAGGCATGGGAGGAATTCCATGGGTTATAATGTCCGAG ATATTCCCCATAAATATTAAGGGTCCTGCTGGGAGTCTTGTGACGGTAGTCAACTGGTTTGGAACCTGGGCGATTTCCTATGGTTTTAATTTTCTAATGAAATGGAGCTCAGAAG gGACCTTTTTCATGTTTTCTGTTTTCTGCGGATTAACCATTGTTTTCGTGGCAAAGTTGGTTCCCGAGACCAAAGGCAGGACACTGGAAGAGATACAAGCATCCTTGAACTGA
- the LOC108227249 gene encoding sugar transporter ERD6-like 5, which yields MGRESRGYGDESSSDPLLPGAVADESFSGEASATVVVVFSTLVAVSGSYVFGSAIGFSSPAQTGIMDDLGLTLAEYSLFGSIMTIGAMLGAVMSGKLADLFGRRGAMGFSEMFCLLGWAGILFSKGPWWLDCGRLSIGYGVGLLSYVVPVYIAEITPKNLRGAFTTVNQFMICCGVSAMYLVGNFISWRILTILGIVPCVLHLLGLLFIPESPRWLAKIGREKDSESALQRLRGKNADISAESAEIRDYIETLQQLSDTSFLDLFQRKYSHSLIVGVGLMVLQQLGGVNGITYYASAIFISAGFSSRFGTIGMVFVQVPMTLLGVLLMDKSGRRPLLLISAAGTCLGCFFVGSSFLLQDLQLWKEISPVLALSGVLIFTGSFSLGMGGIPWVIMSEIFPINIKGPAGSLVTVVNWFGTWVISYAFNFLMDWSSEGTFFTFSVFCGLTIVFVAKLVPETKGRTLEEIQASLN from the exons ATGGGAAGAGAAAGCAGAGGTTATGGAGATGAGAGCTCTAGTGATCCTCTGCTTCCAGGTGCTGTGGCTGATGAGAGTTTCTCCGGTGAGGCTTCCGCGACAGTGGTGGTTGTTTTCAGCACTTTGGTGGCTGTTTCTGGCTCCTATGTTTTTGGCTCAGCT ATTGGCTTTTCATCGCCTGCACAGACTGGGATCATGGATGACCTTGGTCTCACTTTAGCAGAG TATTCACTTTTTGGTTCGATCATGACGATTGGAGCAATGTTGGGTGCTGTTATGAGTGGGAAGCTAGCAGATCTATTTGGTCGGAGAGGT GCTATGGGATTTTCAGAGATGTTCTGCTTACTAGGATGGGCAGGAATATTATTCTCAAAG GGTCCTTGGTGGCTTGACTGTGGAAGACTGTCCATAGGTTACGGTGTTGGGCTTCTTTCATACGTG GTACCCGTGTACATAGCAGAAATAACACCTAAGAATCTTAGAGGAGCATTTACGACAGTTAATCAG TTTATGATATGTTGTGGCGTATCAGCAATGTATCTAGTCGGAAATTTCATCTCTTGGCGTATCCTGACTATACTTg GAATTGTTCCATGTGTGTTGCATCTTCTGGGGCTGCTCTTCATTCCTGAGTCCCCTAGATGGCTG GCCAAAATTGGTAGGGAGAAAGACAGTGAATCTGCTTTACAGCGCCTTAGGGGAAAGAATGCAGACATATCGGCAGAATCTGCTGAAATTAGA GATTACATAGAAACCCTTCAACAACTTTCGGATACTAGCTTTCTCGACTTATTTCAGAGGAAATATTCTCACTCGCTAATT GTCGGAGTTGGTCTAATGGTATTGCAGCAATTAGGAGGGGTGAACGGGATTACGTATTATGCAAGTGCTATTTTCATATCAGCAG GTTTTTCAAGTAGATTTGGCACCATAGGAATGGTATTTGTTCAG GTCCCCATGACGTTGTTAGGCGTACTGTTGATGGATAAATCGGGTCGCAGACCACTACTACTG ATTTCGGCAGCAGGAACATGCTTGGGCTGCTTCTTTGTAGGATCTTCGTTTTTGCTGCAG GACCTTCAACTGTGGAAAGAGATCAGTCCAGTATTAGCACTTTCTGGTGTACTG ATTTTTACTGGATCATTCTCATTAGGCATGGGCGGAATTCCATGGGTTATAATGTCCGAG ATATTCCCGATAAATATTAAGGGGCCAGCTGGGAGTCTTGTGACGGTTGTCAACTGGTTCGGAACCTGGGTGATTTCATATGCTTTTAATTTTCTAATGGACTGGAGCTCAGAAG GGACGTTCTTCACGTTCTCTGTTTTCTGCGGATTAACCATTGTTTTCGTGGCAAAGCTGGTTCCAGAGACCAAGGGCCGGACACTGGAAGAAATACAAGCATCCTTGAACTGA